In the bacterium HR17 genome, GTGCCCATGTCAGGTCTACGCCGGCGGGCGCACCGCTTACCGTTCCCCCACCGAGCACGCCCGGCATTCCCGCACCAACTTCTTCACCAGAAACACCTCCGTAAGGTGCGCCCCCGTAGGGCATGCCGCCTCCGTAAGGACCACCACCATACGGCATCGCGCCAGGTGCACCGGGCATCGCTCCCGGCGCCGAAGGCGGGCCGGCGAAAGGCATCGCAGGTGTTCCTGGCATCATCGGTCCTGTGCCCGGTTGACCTACCATGCCGGGTGCCCCCAATGTAGGGGTTTGTGGGCCGGTTGCGGTGACGATCAAATCGGGCATGCCCCAGACCCGCACCAGACAGTAGGGGCGCAAGTTGCCTTCAGGATCGCGGTCAATCACAGGGGAACCTAAGCGGATGCCCGCCAACTGCACTTCTATGTGTCGGCGTTGCTGTGCCTCAACCCACAGACCGATGGCACAAATTCCGAGCAACAAGACAATGGTGGACGGCGGTCGCGCTGTTGACATCGTTCAACTCGCCTCCGCCACAAGCGTTGCGCGCCGCTTCAAGTTTAGGCGAATGACAGGCGATTGTAAACAACGGTGCGGTGTGACACAATTGTTTACCGCATTTATGAGCGCCCAACGCCCACGACTCTGCACCCCGTCCGCAAAGGAGGGAGCATGTGCTCATGCCTGTGCGTTTGACACGCAGCGGCTACGAACGCTTGCGTAAAGAGTTGGAACAACTTTATCAGCAACGCGCCCAATTGATTGACGAAGTGCGCGAAACGGCTGCAGAAGGCGATTTGAGCGAAAACGCCGGCTTGGATGCGGCAAAGCGGAAACTGGGGATTGTAGACGCTCAAATCCGTTACTTGGAGCAGCGCCTCGCCGATGTGGAAATCGTAGAGCAAGACGGTCAACCCGAACGCGTGGATGTCGGCGTCATCGTCACTTTGCGCGACAAAGACACGGACACCCTCTTGCGCTACCGTATCGCCGAGAGTATGGAAATGGATTTGTCTGCGCCGGTCAAAACGGCGACGCCTGAATCCCCGATCGGCAAGGCGTTAATGGGCAAAACGATCGGCGACGAAGTGACGCTGCAATTGCGCACCCGCACCCAGCGCCTTGAAGTCGTCACCTTAGAGTGGGACGGGCAGCGTGGGTAGCGGGACTAAGCTTTGCTCACTTCGTCCAATTCTGCTACGGCTTCGTCGCTTAACCGCCATCCCGATGCGCCGATGACTTCGTTCAATTGCTCCGTATTGGAGGCGCCGATGATAGCGGCGCTCACAGCGGGGCAATGCAACACCCACGCCAACGCGATGTGGCTGGGCGGCCGACCGTATTTGTGCGCCCACGCGTTGACCGTTTGCCAAATGCGCCGTTCACGGTCGGTGAAATTGTCACTATGGCGGTCACGGGGCGCCCGCGCCCATGGCGGTGGCGGCGATGAGGGCAACTCCCGTTTCGCTAACAGCCCGCCGCCCATTGGGCTGTAAGCGAGAAGCCCTTTTTGCTCGCTCACACAAAAGGGCACCAGATCCGCTTCAACGCTGCGGTCTAAAAGGCTGTAACGCACTTGGTCCGTCTCAAAACGCGCCCAGCCATGTTTGTCCGCCAACCCCAAGGCTTTGCACCATTGCCACGCGTTGAAATTGGAGCAACCGACATAGAGGACCTTTCCTTGCCGCACCACATCGTCCAGCGCCTGCAAAGTTTCGTCCAGCGGCGTGTTCTCGTCCCACCAGTGAACTTGGTAGAGGTCAATATAGTCGGTTTGCAGGCGCCGCAAACTGGCGTCCACTTGCCGGATGATGTGGTAGCGGCTAAGCCCTTCGTCGTTTTTGCCCTCGCCGACCCGCCCTCGCACTTTCGTCGCCAGCACGACTTGGTCCCGCACACCTTTCAGCGCCTTGCCTAAGATCTCCTCGCTGCGTCCTCCGGCGTAGATGTTGGCGGTGTCAAAGAAGTTGATGCCCAAGTCTAACGCGCGGTGCACCAGTTCAACGGCGTCACCTTCGTCGGCAGGTTTAACGCCCAAATGGGCGCAACCGAAGGCGATCTCGCTGACCCAAACGCCGGTCCGTCCCAACTTACGAAACTGCATGCGGCTATCGCTCCTTTCCGTCGTGCATTTAACGGCGGCTCAAAACCCGCTGACCTCGGTGCCCTTGCCAATTTATGAGGGTGATCGGTCCGCTTGCCCGTAGCCTAACCGGCACCTCCAACCCGTTCTCCGAAGGTAACCGCCGCCATCGGGCTCGTTAGCAATTTGCCAAGTGTCGCGGTAAGCGCCGTAGCGGCGGACAACTTGCTGAACGACCCGTTGCCATTTGGCTTTTTCACGGGGTGGCGTTAGGTTCAGCGTGGCATCCCAATCGGCGTGGGCGCTGTGAGGGGCGCGAGAAATCCCGTCGGCTTGTCCCAGAAACTTGAGGGCAATGCGAAAACCCGCTGCCTTTAAGGCGTGCAGCGTCGCCTCAAAGTCGCTGTAGTCCCACAGATAAACGCCGTCGTCAGGATCAACGCGGCTCAGCGGGATGTCCAACCCGATCCATCGCACCCTTGACTTTTTGAGGGCTTGGACATGCCGAGGCAATCCAGCGCCGGGTGGCACCTGCATCAGCACACCAAATGTGACAGCGTGCCCTTGGGTCGGCAGCGCCAGCGGGTCCTGAGGTTTTGGGCTGCATGCCCACAGCCACGAAGCAAACGATGCGGCAAGGGAGCCAAGCCAGCGCATCGCCCTCCGCTCCTTGTTCGGGGCAAATCCTTCGCCCTTGCGTCACTAACGGTCCCCGCTCACAGCGCCTCAATGGCTTCCGGATAAGAGCCAAGCACTTTCAAAAACAAGCACTCTTTGCCCAACTCGCTCAGTGCCGCTTGCACGGGATCATCCTGCACGTGCCCTTGGAAGTCGGCGAAGAAGACATACTCCCACGGGGCGTGGCGGGCGGGACGGGAGGCAATCATCGTCAAGTTGATGTGGTGCCGCGCGAAAGCGCTGAGCGCCCGATACAGCGTGCCCGGACGATGCTGAACGGAGAACGCAATCGTCGTCTTGTCCACACCCGACGGCGCCGTCATGCGCTTGCCCAGCACCCAAAAGCGGGTCAAGTTAAACGGGACATCTTGAATGCGTTCGGCGAGCACCTGCAAGCCGTAGGCATCGGCGGCGCGCCTTGGACCAATGGCTGCCCCTTCCGCGTCGGTGGCGGCGCGTTCTGCACCTTCTGCGGTGCTGGCGACCGCTATCAACTCTACCTGCGGCAAATAGTTTTGTAACCACTGCCGGCACTGCGCCAGCGCGATGTCCCGCGAGTAAACGCGCCGCACCGCGGCAAGGTCAGCGGCTTTAGAGAGCAAGCAATGGTTAACTTCCAGCAAAACTTCGGCGACGATCTTCAGCGGCGTTTGCAACAAAGCGTCTAAAGTGTCGCCGACGGGACCTTCAGCGACATTCTCGGCGGGAACGATGCCGAAGTCCGCGTTGCCCCGCTCCACCTCGCGAAAGACATCGTGGATGGTTCGCTGCGGCAACGGCTCAACGAAAGTGCCAAAATGTTCCTCACACGCCAGATGCGAAAACGAATGGAACGGACCGAGAAACGCAACGCGCGGTGGGCGCATCACGGCGCGACATGCCGAAACGATCTCCCGAAA is a window encoding:
- the gfh1 gene encoding Transcription inhibitor protein Gfh1 yields the protein MPVRLTRSGYERLRKELEQLYQQRAQLIDEVRETAAEGDLSENAGLDAAKRKLGIVDAQIRYLEQRLADVEIVEQDGQPERVDVGVIVTLRDKDTDTLLRYRIAESMEMDLSAPVKTATPESPIGKALMGKTIGDEVTLQLRTRTQRLEVVTLEWDGQRG
- the pheA gene encoding P-protein, whose protein sequence is MAALDEWRRQIDAIDEQILQLLVERARLAQHIALLKQQNDLPLYHPEREGSLLARLIALPHEPLTDDAVKAIFREIVSACRAVMRPPRVAFLGPFHSFSHLACEEHFGTFVEPLPQRTIHDVFREVERGNADFGIVPAENVAEGPVGDTLDALLQTPLKIVAEVLLEVNHCLLSKAADLAAVRRVYSRDIALAQCRQWLQNYLPQVELIAVASTAEGAERAATDAEGAAIGPRRAADAYGLQVLAERIQDVPFNLTRFWVLGKRMTAPSGVDKTTIAFSVQHRPGTLYRALSAFARHHINLTMIASRPARHAPWEYVFFADFQGHVQDDPVQAALSELGKECLFLKVLGSYPEAIEAL
- the yhdN_6 gene encoding General stress protein 69, which translates into the protein MQFRKLGRTGVWVSEIAFGCAHLGVKPADEGDAVELVHRALDLGINFFDTANIYAGGRSEEILGKALKGVRDQVVLATKVRGRVGEGKNDEGLSRYHIIRQVDASLRRLQTDYIDLYQVHWWDENTPLDETLQALDDVVRQGKVLYVGCSNFNAWQWCKALGLADKHGWARFETDQVRYSLLDRSVEADLVPFCVSEQKGLLAYSPMGGGLLAKRELPSSPPPPWARAPRDRHSDNFTDRERRIWQTVNAWAHKYGRPPSHIALAWVLHCPAVSAAIIGASNTEQLNEVIGASGWRLSDEAVAELDEVSKA